A single Lactuca sativa cultivar Salinas chromosome 8, Lsat_Salinas_v11, whole genome shotgun sequence DNA region contains:
- the LOC111899144 gene encoding NADH dehydrogenase [ubiquinone] 1 beta subcomplex subunit 10-B: protein MGRKKEVVFDEQPPDFDPANPYKDPVAMLEMREHLVREKWIDIETSKIIRDKLRWCYRIEGVNHLQKCRHLVEQYLDSTRGIGWGKDGRHPDQHGPKVQSVE, encoded by the exons ATGGGTAGAAAGAAGGAAGTGGTGTTTGACGAACAACCGCCGGACTTCGATCCGGCCAACCCCTACAAGGATCCGGTGGCGATGCTCGAAATGCGCGAGCATCTTGTGAGGGAGAAATGGATCGACATCGAGACCTCCAAGATAATCCGTGATAAGCTCAGATGGTGCTACCGCATTGAAGGTGTCAATCACCTCCAGAAGTGTCGTCACCTTGTCGAGCAATACCTTGATTCAACTCGTGGTATTGGATGGGGTAAAGATGGTCGTCATCCAGATCAGCACG GTCCTAAGGTTCAGAGCGTGGAGTGA